From one Nitrospira sp. MA-1 genomic stretch:
- the rplS gene encoding 50S ribosomal protein L19, which yields MNLLERLEQSLAQGTVPFFEIGDTVRVKVRVVEERQYGKKKEEAKERIQVFEGLVIARKGRKVCENFTVRKISFGVGVERIFPLHSPNLAGIEVIRKGQVRRAKLYYLRDKKGKAAKVSEREFSRTPKTVKNAAVAVDVPESGESAPTEVSE from the coding sequence ATGAATTTATTGGAGCGTTTAGAGCAATCGTTAGCACAGGGAACCGTGCCGTTTTTTGAAATAGGTGACACGGTCAGAGTCAAGGTCCGCGTTGTTGAAGAACGACAATACGGGAAAAAGAAGGAAGAGGCCAAGGAACGCATTCAGGTGTTTGAAGGGCTCGTGATCGCTCGCAAAGGCCGTAAAGTATGTGAGAATTTTACCGTTCGTAAGATTTCCTTTGGGGTCGGAGTCGAGCGAATTTTCCCCCTTCACTCCCCTAATCTGGCCGGCATCGAAGTCATAAGAAAAGGTCAAGTGCGACGGGCAAAGCTGTATTACCTTCGAGACAAAAAAGGCAAGGCCGCCAAAGTTTCAGAACGGGAATTTTCGCGTACACCAAAAACCGTGAAAAATGCTGCGGTGGCAGTGGATGTACCTGAGTCCGGTGAATCAGCACCCACGGAAGTATCGGAATAG